One Streptomyces sp. CG4 genomic window, AACGGCATCCGCTCGCCGCCGAGGCCAAGACGATCAACGCAATCTACGCGGATGTGGAGACGGCGATTGACGTGGCGCTGGACGTGCAGACAGGGATCGACGAGGTGTGTCGTCAGACAGAGCGTGAACCGACGGGTGATGAACTCATCGCTCGGCGCCAGGCGTTCGGCACGGCCCTTGCGCACTGCGGACACCTGCTGCGCTTCGCATACGTGCACGGCCGCCGCAGCGAGAACGAAGAACTCCAGATCCTGCGTGCGAAGGCGATGTTCGACGACGCGTTCCACAGTCCGGCACTCCCACCGCAGCGTCGATGGTTCGCCCGCTGGCTCACCCGCTGAAACAAGCCGGGTCAGCCGTGAGCATGATGACTTTGTGACACGGGGTGCCAGCCGGTCTGGAGGTTCACCGATGGGCCGGGAGCCCGCTGTTCCTGAGCGGCAACGGGTCCGTACTGCCGCAGGCTTTGGCGTCCGTCGACTGTCCTCGGACACAGAATGTGATCTGGACGTCGGCATCCAGCGCCTCCGCCACGGCGGCGAGTGTCCTGACTGTCAGGTTCGCGTCGCCGGACATGATCTGGCTGACGCGGCCCGGGCTGACGCCCATTGCCGCCGCGAGATCAGAGCGGGTCTTGCCCTGCCCTGCCAACAGGCCGGCCAGGGAGGCTGTCGCCTGCCTCGCTATGCGGGAAGCCGCTAGGGTGGTCCGGCTCTCGTCACGGGCAAAAATGCCCATGATTCACCCCCAACTCATGGAGAGACAACCCTCGTTGCCACTCCATCAGCATGCCACCTTTAGCTATGACTAAAAACTCGGTTGGTGAAAAGCCTATGCCCAACACTCCCCGTTTAAGGTGCTGACCTGCAGTGGTCTACTGTGAAACGGACGCAAAGTCACCCGTTTGGGTTAGCGAGTGGCGCTGCGGCCGCCTGGCTGCACCTCACGGGTGACCGGCGCCCAGGTCATGTGAGAGCGCGGGCGAGGGTTCTGACAGCGGAGAGCATGGAGCCGAGAACGTTGCGGCAGTGTGGCGGGCGCCGGACTGGGCCGCCTTCGGCAGAGCGCTGAGCACGTTGGCCCTTTTGTGAACCCAGCGCCTCTGATGCCGGGAGGCGGGGAAGACCTCGGCCAGAGCTCTCCAGAAGCCCCCGTCGCCGACTGCCAGGACCGGCGCACACATCCCCCGGCGGGCGCAGTCGCGCAGCAGGTCCGCCCAGGACTCGCCCGACTCGCGGTAGCCGTCCTTGAGCCCGACCGGCTCCTTGGAACTCGTGGCCCCAGGCGAGCCGTTGGCCGGTCTGGACACTCGACGGCCTCCTTGTGTGTCCTGGGCCGTCGAGCGCCAGCAGCGGCGGGTCCGCCTCGTCGGGGCTCGCCGCCCTGTGCTGCCGCGCTCGTATCGCCGTGCTCGATCGGTCACTACGGCGGCCTGCCCTTGGTGGAGCACAGCCCGTAGAACGGTGCGCCGGGGGTATGTGCGGGAGTACGCCGGATGGGCTGGCGATACCCGCGCACCGGCAGGTCGCGGCTGTACGGGGCCGGGGCTCGGCCCGGTAGGGGATGGTGGTGTGGGTCTGGTCGGCGCTGTTGACCACGCTGGGGCGATCGGCGTGAAGGCGGTGGCGATCTCGGCAACACGTACGCCTGCGCCGCGCCCGCAGCCGCCGACTCTGTTGCTGGTGGAGTGCCGGGACGACGAGGACTCCAGGACCCAACCTGGTTTCCGGGGGGTCAGAGCATGAGCAGGAGCCGCGTGTTCGGTACGAGTTTCCGGTTCACGCTGGTGCTCTGTACGAAGATCGTGAAGTCGTCGTTGTGGTCCGGCTTGACGCGAACTTCCGTGTTCGGGAGGCCGAGCAGGGCTCGGGCCTCGGGCCCCGTGTACACCCGGTCCGTCTTCTTCTCCAGTACAGCGATCTGCTTCTGCGCCTGGATTTTCTCCGACTTGCTCAGCTGGTAGAACGCACCGCCGGTACGGTAGGTGTGCCCGCATTCAATGACCCAGTCCCGGATCGCCGCGGCGCGAGTCACCGGTATCAGTTCGTACTCCGACTGATTCACCGGCGCGAGGCCGGCCGCCTTGATGGTGTCCTTGTTGACCGCCTCCGCACCCGTGGAGAACACCGCCCGCGATCCCCGGATGCCCTGGGTGCGGCCCACCATGAACTTCTCGGTGGCTTGGCGGATGACCTGCCCGGCCTCCTCCAGACCCTGTGTGCTCGTGGCGTCCCATATGGCGATGTTGTCCTTCGGGAAACCGCACTGCATGGCCTCGCGCTTGCCCATCTGGTCCGGCACGAGCACGGCCAGCGTCCAGTTGTCGTCCTGTGTCTCGATCATCTGGGCCACCGCCTCAACCAGTTCACGCGGATCCCTGGCAGGGGCATCCGGGCAGCGATGACTTGCGTTCTCCTGCCCATCGGTGAGGACGAACGTCAGGAAGCTGTGGTCACCGTACAGTTGAGCTGTCTGCGCCAGCTCCCTCTGTGACTTCAGTGCGGCCGCCAGCAGAGCCGTCATTCCACCGACCCGATACAATTGCTTCAGCGACGGCATCCGCAGCACGTCCTTGTCGTAGATGACGCACTCCACCTTGTCCGCGAAGACGTAGACCGTGACGCGGGTTTCCTGGTCCAGTTCCCTTGAGCGGCGGGCAAGATATGCGATCTGCTGGTCGGCGACCTCGACAACCTTGCCGCTCAGGTGTGACATGGAAGAACTGGCGTCCAGCACAAGAGCAACGTGATTGATGTAGTTCTGGCTTCCGGACATGACCGCTCCCCCTCGTTCCGACTCGATGCTCCTACCGTCTCACGCACCACTGACAATCGATCTTGGCTGCCATTCTGGATGAGGATCCCTCGTCCATTCGTGCCGTGCGTGGCTGGGGACTGTGGTGGGTTCATCAGGAGCAATGAGTCATTGGTCACCTGTCGCCTGATGGCGCGGCGGCCAACCGTGTAACCGAGCGCGGCCAGCTCGTGAGTGATCCGCTGCGCGGACTACTTCTTCTGCCGCCGTCAGGACTCGATCATCTCCATCACTCACGTCGGAGTCGCACGTGGGCTGTGGTGCGGGGCCGAGGGGCGGTCGAGCAGGCCGAAGTCACCGTGACGGCGCCAGCGGTTGCCCCACTGCGAGGCGCACGCCCGCGAGATTCCCAGCTCGGCTGCGACGTGCGCGCTCGGGCGGGTGTGCGCACGTCGGATCAGACCCCGCGCCGGCCTTCGACTGTAAGAAGGTGCATTGCGGTGTGGCATGCCTAGATCCCGCTGCCTCCGGCGGCAGTCGATCGGCGGGTGAACTGGCCCGGGTCGGCCGTCTTGAGGGCAAGGGCTTCTCGTGCCGTGTCGAGTGTTGCATCGGCGCGTGCAGGGCGTGGGGTCAGCGGGTGAGCGGGGTGGCGCCAGTCGCGGTGATGGACAGGTCCCACCGCCGTTTGGCCGCGCCGGGGTTGATGGCGTACGCGCGGACGCCGCCGTCATCCATGGGCGCGTCAGGAGCGGAGATACGTGCGACGTCGCAGTCCTCCAGGTTAGAGACCGCCGCGCTCGTCGAGGAGTGGGGAGGTGGCTGCCCACAGGCCTGTGGCGGCGCCCTGGAAGGGCGTCTTGAAGTCGGCGCCGATCACATCACCGTGCTCGTCCACCCAACCGCGATCGATCTGCTCCCGGAGCGTCATCTCCCGCAGCAGCCCGGTGATGATCTTGCCAGGATGCAGTGCGAACACCCAGATGCCGTCGCCACGGCCGAGGGTGTCGAAGTACATGGCGAAGAGGGCGTTGGCAGGCTTCGCCTGGCCGTAGGCCAGCCACTTGTCTTAGCCGGTGCGAGAGTCCGGGTCGTGCCAGCGGATGTCACTCAGGGCATGTCCGGCGGAGCCGTTGACGACGACGCGCGCACCGCCTGCCGCGGCCAGGAGAGCGTAGAGCTCGCAGGCGAGGGTGAAGTGTCCGAAGTGGTTGGCGGTGAACTGGCTCTCCCAGCCGGGGCCGGGGCGCCGCTCCGGGGTGGCCATGACGCCGGCGGCTGCCATGAACAGGTCGAGCCGGGTGAAGGAGTCGCTGATCTGCGCGGCGGCGGCGTGCACGCTGTCGAGGTCTTTCAGGTCCAGAGGGATGACGTCGCAGCCTGCGACGTCCGCGAGCGCGGGGTGGGATGTGGCGATGGTGCACAAGCCGGCAGCCAGCGGGTGGGTCCGGCCTGGCCTCTGTGGACCGAGGCGGCGGTGCTGGCCTCGGACACCACATCATCGTTGGCCGCTCTTGTCGGGAGTGGAGCGTCGGTGGCGGTCGGCAAGAGGGGCTAATGGGACAGGAGAAGTGTGCTTCCGGTCAGTTCGGGCCGGGGGTCATCAAGGAGGCGCATCGTTTCTCCACAAGCGAATGCATGTTCGCCATGCGTTTGCCTATCGTCTGTCTCTCGTTCCGGTTCTTCGGGGCCTTCCGGCCTCCGTTCCCACAGGGAGTGCAGTCATGGAGTCGTTACGGCATCTCGCCGCCCACCTCGGGCTCGACCTCGCCGCCGTCGGCCTGCTGACCTTCGCCATCTACTATCCGCGCCACCGCCGGCGCGACCTCGTGCCGGCCTATCTGGCCCTGAACACCGGCCTCTTCACGGTCGTCACCGCCCTCGCCGAGGTGCGCGGCAGCGGGGGCGCGGCTCTGGGCTTCGGTCTGTTCGGCGTGCTCTCGATCGTCAGACTCCGCTCCGACGCCGTGCAGCACGAGGAGGTCGCCTACTACTTCACGACCCTGGTCCTGGGCCTGCTCTGCGGACTGCCGAGGCTGCCGTTCGCACTCACCGCCGGACTGTGCGCCGCCCTGCTCCTCGTCGTCTGGGCGGCCGACAGCCCCCGCCTCCTGGCCGGCACCCGACGCGCCGTCGTCACCCTCGACACCGTCCACCAGAACCCCGCCGCGCTCCGCGCCGACCTGGTACGACGCCTGGGCCAGCCCCTCCACTGGACGGTCATGGAAGTCGACTACGTCCGGGACCTCACCGTCGTCGACGTCCGCTACCGCGAGCCCGTAACGGCCCCGGCCGGCCGGGGCGCGGCGCGCGCCGCCGCACCCAGCCCCCGGACCACGCCCGCCTGGGAGGCCGCGTGACCACCGCACCGGCCCGCTGCGCCACCGCGGTCCGCGCCATCGCCGACGCCGCCCACAGTGCCGCCCCCATCTCACTCGACGAGCTCAACGAACGCGCCTCCCTCCTCGCCCGCTTCGACCACAGCTACCTCGTACCCGCACCCACCTTCCTGCACGTCATCGGCCGGCTCACCGACCCGCACCGGCCCGGCGGCCCCTACCGCGCCCTCACCATCAACGGCCGCCGCGCCTTCCGCTACCACTCCGTCTACTACGACACCCCCGACCTCCGCTCCTTCCACGACCACCGCCAGGGCCGCCGGCTCCGCTTCAAGATCCGCGAACGGCTCTACGAGGACACCGGCGAGCGGCAGTTCGAGATCAAACTCAAAGGCCCGCGCGGCAACACCGTCAAACACCGCCGCCCCCTGACCCCAGCCGCCACCCCCCTCGACCCCGACAGCCGAGCCTTCCTCACCGACACCCTGCACACCGCCTACGGCATCACCGCCCCCGCCGCCCTCGAACCATCCCTGAGCACCGACTACACACGCGCCACCTTCGTGGCCGACGGCGAACGCATCACCTGCGACGCGGCACTGCTCTGCGACGACCTGCGCACCGGACGCACCGTGCGGTGCACGGACGACCTCGTCCTCGTCGAGACCAAGACCACCGGGCATCTCACCGAGGCGGACCGCCTGTTGCACACCCACGGGATACGCCCCGCCGTCTTCACCAAGTACTGCAGCGCCTACGCCGCACTACGACCCGCACTCCCCGCCAACCGATGGCGCCGCACCGCCCACCACGCATTCAGCACGACGACCCCAGAACCGGCGCGCTGAACGACCGGTAACCGCCCGGCGGCAGGACACCGCCTGCCGCCACGAACAACCCTGCGGCCGGGAGGCGATGTGCGCCCTCCCGGCCGCAGACCTGGTCGCTCCCGACCGGAGACCTGAGCCCTGCCGGGCAGATCCTCGCCCGCGGGTGCGCTCCGTGCGGCATGGCAGGCGTTCCGTGGGGGACGCGGGTTGTGTCGATCACCGGAGATACGACCATGGCATGGTGCACCGCCGGGCATCGTAACGCGCCGTGCCACTGCCGAGGTTGCGTGCCCGGTCAGTCGTTGTCACGCTCGCCGACCGGGCGGCAGTGGTGCTGTTCGATGATGGGGTCGGCCGCACACTTCGAGATGCCGAACAGCGCGGCCAGCCGGCGCAGGCGTCCATGGGCAGCGTGCTCTGCGCCCTTGAAGCCTTTACGCCGGCCGGCCTGCCACGTCGTCCCCGCCTGGCGGGACGCCGGGGGAGAGCGCCCGACAGTTCCTCCG contains:
- a CDS encoding polyphosphate polymerase domain-containing protein, coding for MTTAPARCATAVRAIADAAHSAAPISLDELNERASLLARFDHSYLVPAPTFLHVIGRLTDPHRPGGPYRALTINGRRAFRYHSVYYDTPDLRSFHDHRQGRRLRFKIRERLYEDTGERQFEIKLKGPRGNTVKHRRPLTPAATPLDPDSRAFLTDTLHTAYGITAPAALEPSLSTDYTRATFVADGERITCDAALLCDDLRTGRTVRCTDDLVLVETKTTGHLTEADRLLHTHGIRPAVFTKYCSAYAALRPALPANRWRRTAHHAFSTTTPEPAR
- a CDS encoding DUF4956 domain-containing protein, which gives rise to MESLRHLAAHLGLDLAAVGLLTFAIYYPRHRRRDLVPAYLALNTGLFTVVTALAEVRGSGGAALGFGLFGVLSIVRLRSDAVQHEEVAYYFTTLVLGLLCGLPRLPFALTAGLCAALLLVVWAADSPRLLAGTRRAVVTLDTVHQNPAALRADLVRRLGQPLHWTVMEVDYVRDLTVVDVRYREPVTAPAGRGAARAAAPSPRTTPAWEAA
- a CDS encoding helix-turn-helix transcriptional regulator, yielding MGIFARDESRTTLAASRIARQATASLAGLLAGQGKTRSDLAAAMGVSPGRVSQIMSGDANLTVRTLAAVAEALDADVQITFCVRGQSTDAKACGSTDPLPLRNSGLPAHR
- a CDS encoding vWA domain-containing protein → MSGSQNYINHVALVLDASSSMSHLSGKVVEVADQQIAYLARRSRELDQETRVTVYVFADKVECVIYDKDVLRMPSLKQLYRVGGMTALLAAALKSQRELAQTAQLYGDHSFLTFVLTDGQENASHRCPDAPARDPRELVEAVAQMIETQDDNWTLAVLVPDQMGKREAMQCGFPKDNIAIWDATSTQGLEEAGQVIRQATEKFMVGRTQGIRGSRAVFSTGAEAVNKDTIKAAGLAPVNQSEYELIPVTRAAAIRDWVIECGHTYRTGGAFYQLSKSEKIQAQKQIAVLEKKTDRVYTGPEARALLGLPNTEVRVKPDHNDDFTIFVQSTSVNRKLVPNTRLLLML